ACGCCGTAAGCGCCACCGCCCCAAAGCCATTCGCACAACGCGCCAACATCGTGCGCCGCGTCATCGCCCCCGCCATGTATCTTCCACAATGCATACAAAATCGTCGTCGTTCTCGTTCTCGCTTCGTTGGTAGGGCTGGCTGTCCTCAGCCGGCCGCCGCCGAAGCATCTGCACTTGCTAATTGCATCAGCCCTTTATTACGACTACCGCTCAACTTCCCTCTCCTCTCAACGAGGAGAGGGACGGAGGGTGAGGAGTGAGCACGCCTATCGCTCTCACGCCATCACTTCCCCTGCATCTCCTTCCTCGGCACCGGAATACGCCCCCGCATACTCATCACCTCAGTCTTCAATTCACTCACCTTCACCAGATTACCCGTCCCCTTCTCAGCCTTGACTGTCGCCTTCCCCATCGCCTCCGGCAGATCCAATCCCACCGGCAAACCCGCATACCACATCCCCTGATGACTCTGCACCGGCAACCGTCCCCGCCCTGCATAACTGATCGTCATCACCTCCGCGAACGCCGTCTCCTTGCTGAACAAAATGATCGTCTCCCCTTCCAGGCCCGTCGTCAGATCACAATCACCAAATTCCTTGTTCGCCTGAAACCTCACCGTCTTGGTCTCATCCCCTTTCCAAGTCGCCAGAATCTTCCCGACGGCCACCACCTTGCCACTCTCATTCGTCGAAAGACTCTGCACCTTCACCATTCCGATAAACCCGCTATCCCGCACCAACTGTTCCAACGAAACATTGGCCACCTTGGCCTGAGCCGAATCTGTTGAAAGCAACAGACACAGAACCGCGAGCACCATGCTCACACTCTTCCAAGTCTTTCTTTCACCACTATTCATAGCCTCACCATCTCAGGTTAAAGTTTCCCGCGTTATCCTTATTCTCGCTATATCACGTACAACTAAACAAAATTCACCTTTCACACCCTCATCCAACCATCTTTCCTCTCACCCCGTTAGCCCTATATGCGCTATCTGCGCTACTTGGAGACAAAATCTCAAACTCTTCCATCCGTGTGATCCGTGTTCCATCCGTGGCTACCTATTTGATCATTTGTCATTGTGGCCTCCGGTGCAACCGGTTCCTTCGTCATTGGTCATTTTCTCAATTATTAAACACAAACTCCTTCACATTAAACACCACATGACACAGATCCGCCCACACCCGCACATCCTTCAATCCCGCCTCCCCGCTCACCCCATACTCACCCGCCTGCACCCGTAAAAACTCCATCGCTCTCTTCAATTCCTCAACCGTGGCCCCGCGCCCAAAAGCCCTCCGATAAATCTTCTCCACGCGCGCTTCCGCTGACATCTCTTCCTTCAACAACCGCTCCGCCCACACCTTCGCCTGCTGCACCACGAACGGATCATTCATCAAGATGAGCGCCTGCGCCGGTACATTGGAGACCGTTCTGCGCCCCACCGTCGTCGCCGCATTCGGCGCATCAAACGCCAGCATCATTGGTGACAGAAAATTCCGCCTCACCTCAGTGTAGATGCTCCGCCGCCCATCCCCATCCAACGGCCCGCTCTTGCCTGGCCGCCCTCGCCCATCCATGAACTCCGTCAAATGGATCGCCACCGATGGCCCGAACATTTTCCTATCCAGACTGCCCGACACCGCCAGCACCGCATCCCGGATCGCCTCGCCCTCCAACCGCTTCACGTTCATGCGATGCCACCACTCGTTGTTCGGATCTTTCGCCTCCGCCGCTGCATCATTCGGTTGGCTCGCCATCTGATACGTCCGCGAAAGAACGACCTGTTTGATCAATCGCTTCACCGACCAATCACCAGTCGTGCGAAAATCCTCAGCCAGCCAGTCCAGCAATTCCGGATGCGACGGCACCTGTCCCAGCACCCCGAAGTTATCCACCGTCGGCACGATTCCCCGCCCCATCAGATGATGCCACACCTTGTTCACCAACACCCGCGCCAGCAGCGGATTCCCCTGCGAAGTCCAGTCCTCCGCCAGTTGCATCCGCCCGCTACCTTCTTCATAAATCGCGCTCACCTCACCGCCCAAGGCCTCCAAGTTACGTCGCTTCACCACCTCACCCAAACGCCTTGGACTCCCGCGCAAAAATACCTTCTCATCATACGGCGTCCCCTCCGTCAAAGCTGGCACCGTCACCAGCTCCCGAATCCCCGCCTCCACCTTCGCATACTCCTCCAGCAATCCTTTCAACTCCGCATCATCCCGCTTGCCCAAGGTGATCAGTTGATTGCTGAGCAATTGGTTGATTCTCCGCTGCCCTTTCAGAAAAGTGGTCCTCCCTTCCAACCAGTGCATCACCAAGTCATTGATTTCCTTTGCTACCGTTTCCATACCATTCTCTTCCGTCCCCTTCACTTGCGGCATCGGCACAGGCGCATCCGCGCTATTGCTGAAGAAGACTTGCTCCACCGCAAACCAATCATTCACCTGCCCGCCACCCGCCGCCGAATCAGCCGGTGACCGGTCCACAAATTCCAAAAACGCTCGATGCCCCTTCCACATCCGCACATCCATGCGATACCACTTCGGCGCTTCACTATTCAGCGTCTGCCGCAGATTCCCATAGATCGGATTACGGATCAGCGTGAACCCATCCACCACCAAACTCACCCGACTACCCGTTCCCGCAATTAGCAAATGAATGAAATCCTTCTCAATCGTGAACGCAGGCGATTGCAATGTCCCCTCCAGCCGTGGCGACACCTGCCCACTCGCCAAGACACCGCGATCCTCCACATACTTCACCGGTTGCTCCACCGTCCCCACTCGGAAATTATCCTGAGCAGTCGCCCTGATCTCAAACGCAGCCCCATTGGCCGACCAGCCTGTCGGCACTTGGTTTCGCGCGAATGCGAACTGGACATCAACCGGAGGAATAATCCAAAGCGCTTTATCTACCTGCAACAAACTGCTGTGGTCACCAGGCAACTGAACTTTCTCCTTACCCGTTTGCACCGCGATCCACCGCTTCAAAACCTTCGCATCCAATCCCCGCGCCTTCGCCACCACTCCCACCAAATCCGCTTGCAACAACGGCTGATTGTCCGCTCCAAAAAATTCCGTGCGATCTGACATCACCACATGATCCAGCCCGATGTTTCCCCAACTCCCCTTCACATCATCCACTACTTCGATCCGCGCCGTCTTCCCTTGAAATTCACTCACCTCAAATTTCGCTGCGCTCATGCGATTACTTTCTTTGCCCGTCACACTGCGCACCACCTTGCCCTCCAAGATCAGATTCACACACGTCTTGCCCGCATGCGCCCCACCTCCGACGAGAAAGTGGATATGATTACGTGTGATCGTGAACTCCGGCCCTGTCAGTTTGCCCGTGAAACTATCACTCTGGATCACCTTCCCCTCCCGCCGCGCATTGTGTGAATTGATGAACCCCTTGCCCACCGCACCCACATCACCCTGATACGTACCGATTTCCTTTTGCGCCACCGGCCCTTCACCAAACGCATCCCCAATCACGACCCATTTCCCAAAACCGCTCCACTCAAAATCAGCCAACACTACATCACCTGACTCCTTCGCCTTAACATCTGCCGGAACTTTCCCGCTCAGCACTTCATTCACAGCCAATAAATACTCCTTCACCTTCCAATCCGCCGTCACCGTCGTCTCTTTCAGCCGTGCTTTGATCTGCTGCTTGATGCCCTGCAACCGTTTCGCCTGCTCCAGCGTCGTCGTCAATGGCTCCACTTCCGCCAGCCGATACCGCGAACTCTCGATGATGCCGTACAGCGAGTAATAATCCTCATCTGAGATCGCATCGAACTTGTGATCATGACACCGCGCACACGACACCGTCATGCCGAGGAACGTCTTGCTGATCACATCGATCTGGTTGTCGATCAGCTCCGCCTGATGCAGCCGCACATCTACCGGCGAATGCACTTGTTGCGAGAGCCAGAACGCCGTCGTGCCGATGACCGATTCATTGAACCCATCCGCCGGATTGATGCGCGGCTGCTTCAGCAGATCACCCGCCAGATGCTCCTTCACGAACTGGTTGTACGGCACATCCGCATTGAACGCCCGGATCACATAATCCCGATACCGCCACGCATTGTGGATGGGATAATCGAACTCATGCCCCATCGTCTCCGCATAACGCATCATGTCCAACCAGTGCCGCCCCCAGCGCTCCCCGAAGTGCGGTGATGCCAGTAACTCATCCACCAACTTCTCCACCGCCTTCGGTGATTTATGCGCCACAAACGCCTCCACTTGTTCCGGCGTAGGCGGCAATCCCAGCAGATCAAAATACAACCGCCGCACCAATGTGCGTTTCTCCGCCGCCGGTGCCGGCTTCAACCCCTCTGCCTCCAACTTCGCGAGAATCAATCGATCAATCGGCAACTGTCCCCACTGCGCATCCTTCACCGTCGGCAACGTCGGCTTCTTGATCGCTTGCCACGCCCAATGCGCTTGCTTCCGCGCCTCCAAGTCGAACACCTCCACCTTACCCGCCGCTTTCGGAGCTGCCTCCTGCGGCCATGGCAAACCGAGCCGCACCCACTGCTTCAGGTCCTCCACTTGCGCCGAAGTCAGCCGCGTCTTCGGCGGCATCTGCAGTTCGGGGTCCGAGTATTCCACCGCCTTGATCAGCAAACTCTTCTCCGGACTCTCCGGCACCACCACCTTTCCCGCATCCCCACCGTTTAAAACCGCCTCGCGCGAATCCAGATACAATCCGCCTTTCACCTTGGCTGCCGAAACGCTGTGACATTCAAAACAACTTTCTACCAGCACCGGACGCACCTTTTTCTCAAAGAAATCCAACTGCTCCGCCGTGAACTCCGCCGCCGATAACGAAAGCCCCGCACTCCATCCTGCAATGGAAAGACACATCACGAATTTCGTCCAAACTCTCATCGGGCTTTCACAAATCTTAAAACCTCTGCTTTACAGCAATCAAGGCCACACTCCGTTTTCTATCATTCTTTTCCAGTAGCCGTGGACATCAGTCCGCGCTAACCCATCTCTCGATGTTCGGAGTTCGATGTTGGATGTTCGATGTTTTCCTAATTCACATTTGCTCCTCTCGCCGCTCCTCGTCATCATTTCTCTATCCATGAACCGCCGCCAATTCCTACATCGCACCGCTGCTCTCACCGCCTTGGCCGCTCTTCCGAAACTCAATGCCGCTCCGCCCTCTCCCCCCGGCCCCCTCGTCGGCACTCAACTCTACGGCTGGGGCCAATATTACCAGCGCGATGGCAAGAAACCCGCCGAGCACACGGAGGAGATCCTCTCCGCTGTTCGTGATTGCGGCTATGATTACGCCGAGACTTCCCTTGATTCCGCACAACCCGAGAACAACCAAAAGCTCGCCGATCAGATGAAGGCCAAGGGCCTCAAACCCTTCTCCCTCTACACCAACGCCGTCGTGTACGAGGACGACAAGTGGGAAACCAACACGCAGAAACTAATCAAAGCCGCCCAAGCCGCTCGCGAAGCTGGCTTCACCTCACTCACCTGCGATCCCGGCTTAGGCAAAGACGAAAAGACCGAGGCTCAACTCAAGACTCAGGCAAAAGCGCTCGAACTCCTCGGCACAGAACTTCGCAAAGTCGGCATGAGCCTGGGCATCCATCATCACACGCCCGCAATGCGCAGTAGTGCCCGTGAGTATCACTCCAACTTCAAACTCACCGCGCCGAACAAAGTCGGCTTCTGTTACGATGTCCACTGGGTTTTCCGCGGCGGCGTGAAACCGGATGCCGCTCTGAAAGACTACGGCTCACGCATCGTCTCCTGGCACCTGCGCCAAAGCCGCGAAGCCATCTGGTGGGAAGACCTCGATTCCGGTGATCTCGACTATTCCGCCATCGCCGCTTACGCCAAGAAAAACAACCTCGCCCCCTTCTACACTGTCGAACTCGCGCTGGAAAACGGCACGAAAATAACCCGGTCCGTCGTGGCGAACCACCAACGGAGCCGGGCTTATGTGAAAACCATCTTTGGTTGCTGACCCTCAGGTCAACGCCATCAAAATATCTTAGTGATGCGAGTGACCGGAATCGTTATTCCCGCCTTCTTTCTCGCTGTCCGAGATGAAGCGGTGCACGCCGAACATATACGCGGTCACCAAGGCAAACGAAATCACCACGATCACAATGCATGTCAGACTGATCATCAGCATAATATAAGTTTTGTTATAAGGATTTTCCGCCGCCTGACAACCCTCTTTTTGCCACTTTAGAACCTTCCTTTTTCCAAGATGGACCTCGGGGGACGAAGGAGTGTTTGCAGATCAGCCTCGGTCAACTCTGTCTTCACTGAGAACTTGGCACTCACCTGCTCATTAGCTTTTTTCCCACTAACGCCACCAAATAAATTCCGCCCAACAAAACCACATCCGTCGGCCCCACCGGCAGATCCTTCACATACGCCAGCCAAAATCCGAGAAACGCCACCACGCCACCCAGGATGGACGACGCCACCGCGAACTGCTTCATGTTCTTCGCGAACGGATGCACAATGAGTGGCGGCAACAACAGAAACGCGAACGTGATCAACGGCCCCACCGTTAGCACCGCAATGGAGATCGTGAGCCCGATCAACAGATAGATCAGCACATCCCACAACAGCACATTCTTCTTCAGCGTGATCGCCATCTCACGATCAAACGACACCAACAAAAACTCGCGCCGGAAGAGATGCAGCACAAGCACCACCACAGCCATCACCGTCCCTGTCAGCCACAGATCCCCATTGCTCACAGCGATGATCTGCCCCTTGAATAACTCCAGCCATCCCTTCTCCGCCGAAGGACATTTTGAAAGCAGCAACAAACTCACCGCCAGAGATACCACATAGAGCGCCCCAATCTGTCCCTCCATCGAGCCACGACCTTTCCGCTCCATAAATGCCAACCCAAAGATCGCCGCCAACGAGAAAATGATGGAACCTAAAATCGCCGAAATCTTCTCCTCCTCCCCATGAGCACTCCCGAAATGCCCGAACCACACATGCAAGGAAAGCGCCAACGCCACACCTGTCGAAGATATTTGCGGCAACGCCACCCCGAGGAACACCAGTCGCCGCAACACCAGAAAAACACCCACCAGCGGACACGCCAGCCCCACCATCAAGCTCACGTAAACCGAATTACGCAGCAGGAAATTTGGATCCAGTATTTCGCGTAAGGCTTCCATGGCTTCAATGGCTACCTGCCAGCAATCCCATCATCCGCTCCGCGCTCAGCAAATCGTTCACCGGTCCGAAGTGCGCCTTCCCCTCCGCCAACCACACCACCTGCTGCGCCAGTTCCCTCACCACCGGCAAATCATGATTCACCATCAAGATCGTCATCCCACTTTGGCTCAACTTGCGAAGCAGCTCCACGATCGCCCGGCTCGCCGCCGCATCCACCCCCGCCGTCGGCTCATCCAGCACTAAAAGGTCCGGGTTCGTCGCCAACGCCCGAGCGATCAAGATACGCTGCTTCTGCCCGCCCGAGAGATGCGAGAACCGCTCATCACAAAACCCCAGCGCATCCACTTCCTTCAAGCACTCGTTCACCCGCTCCTTCTCCTGCCTCGGCACACCCTTACCTGCCGCCACTCGCGCCGAGACACCCATCTCCGCCACCTCACGCCCAGAAAAAAGATAGATCGGGTCCAGCGAATCCCGCTGCGGCACATACCCGATCACCGGCACCTTGCCCGCTTGCGCCTCCCAAGTGAATTTCCCGCCCAAAGCCGGAATGATCCCGAGAATCGTCTTCAATAAAGTAGATTTCCCCGCCCCATTACTCCCCAGAAGCCCAGTGAAACTCCCCTTGTTCAGCACGAACGAAACATCTGCCACAACGACACTCCGCCCATAACCAGCCGAGAGCCGGTCTAAAGTGAGCAAAGCATTCGCAGACATGTCCGAGCAGTATGGGAATGAAAGCGTAAGCGTCCAACCAAAAGAAAAACCACCCCTCGTAATCGTTCTCGTCCTCGATTCAATCCCCATCAGCCGCCCTCGGCTGCAACCTGTAGTGGGACAGGTGCCTCGCCTGTCCAGCCTCCCCATTCAATCATTCGACATTGCTCATTCCTTCGTCATTCAAGCTTGGTCATTCATCATTCCGTCCCCCATCTGTGTGATCCGTGTTCCATCTGTGGCTAAATAATCCCCTATCCCTTTAGCAATCTCTTCAACTCCCCCGCCGGATCATCCACCAGCTTCGCCGTCACCGCGAACCGCTTCACCTTTCTCGTCGGCAGCTTGAACTTCAGATCACGGAACACCCGCTCACACACCGTCATCAGCCCACGCGCACCCGTATTCTCCTCGGATGCTTTCAACGCCAGTCTGCGCAACCCGTCATCCTTAAACTCCACCTCGATGCCATAGGCCGCAAACGCCCGTTCGTATTGATGGATGAGACTGCTCTCGCTCTTCCGCAACACATCGAAAAGATCATCGCTATCCAGCCCATGGCACGCCACACGCACCGGCAAGCGTCCGATGAACTCCGGCTCCAAACCATAATGAACCAAGTCCGATGTCGCCGCCTGCGTGTAGAGATCATCCACACTCATCCGCGCCACTTTCGCCGGCTTCTCCGTCTGCATGAGGCGATGCTTGATAATCTGGTCCATCCCCGAAAAAGCTCCGCTCACGATGAACAGGATGTGCCGCGTATTGATCGTCTCTGCCTGCGGCACACCGCCACCACGCATCGCCTGCATGGCATTCTGAAGTTGCCCCGTCATGTCATTCGGCGACACCACCGGCACATCGCCATCCTCCATGAGCTTGAGCAGATTCGTCTGCACCCCGCGACCCGACACATCGCGTCCGCCGCTCTCGCCACGCGTCGCCAGCTTGTCCACCTCATCCAGATAGATGATGCCATGCTCCGCCTTCTTCACATCACCACCCACACGACGCAGAAGGTCGCGCACCAGATCATCCACATCCCCGCCCACATAACCCGTCTCGGAAAACTTCGTCGCATCCGCCTTCACGAACGGCACACCGATCAACTCCGCTGCTGAGCGGATCAGATGCGTCTTGCCCACCCCCGTTGGCCCCAAGAGCAACACGTTCTGCTTCTGATAAAACGGCGCGACATTCCCCTCCAACGTCATCCGCACATGCTGGAAATGATCGCACAACGCCACGCTCAAAACCTTCTTCGCCTCCGTCTGCCCGATGACGAACCGGTTCAGATGCTTCGCGATCTCATTCGGCTTGAGATTGAAACTGAACTCCGCCTTCGGTGCCGCTGCCGTCTCTGCGACACCATGCTTCGCCACCACCTCATGCTTGGTGCCACGCTTCCCTCGCACCCGTTTCGGAATCCCCGCCGTGATCGGCCCCAAAGCCTCCTGCTGCCCTGACTGAATATTCGCCATAAAATTTTCCTGATCCATCATCTCGTCGTCCACGAATGCTAGATTACGTCCGATTACATTACCCGCAAATATTTCACCAACCCTTCCCATCGTCCTCGATTCCCAGACAAACAAAAAAGGACGGCCCTCAATGGACCGCCCTTTTCTTAAACTCTTATCCCCCGCTTACGGCTTGTCATACTCCCCGATCGAACGGATCCAGATGTTCCGGAAGCGCATCGGGTTGTTATGATCCTGTAACTGGATGAACATCTCCGGCGCATGCGCCTTGTCATAGGTGCCGTTTCGTTTATGCGGCGTGTTCCCTTGATATTCCTTGCGATGATGCAGCACCACACCGTTATGGATCACCGTCACCGCCGCCTTCTTCTCGATCTTCCCGTCCTTGTCCCAGCGCGGCGATTCGAAAATGATGTCGTAGCTCTGCCACTCGCCTGGCGGCTTGCTCGCATTCACCAACGGGGGAGTCTGCCCATAAAGCGCGCCCGCCTGGCCATCCGGATACGTGGGGTTGTTGTAAGAATCCAACACCTGTATCTCGTACACACCATTCATCAATATCCCGCTGTTACCTCGGCCCTGGCTGTTGCCCTCCACCTTGGATGGCGTGGCGAACTCGATGTGCAATTGAAAATCCGCGAACTTCTCCTTCGTCTGGATGCTGCCGGACTTCGGCGCCACCTCCATGTAACCGTTTTCCACCTTCCACTTCGCCTCGCCACCATTGCCCGCCTGCCATTGCGACAGGTTCTTGCCGTCAAACAGCACCTTCGCATCCGTCGGTGCCGGAGCCAGATGGCTGAATGTCGCACCCGGCGTCACCACGCGCGGTTGCGCGCGCTCACCATCATGCACATGCCATTTTGTTCCCGGGATGATCGGCGTATCCTGATAACCGATGGGTGCTGCCGGCTTGGCCGGTACTGCAGGTTTCGTCACTTCCGCCGGTTTCACGGCATTGACCGGCTTCGCCGGTTTCGTTGCGCACGCGGTCATCGCTGCCGCCACTGCCAGGAGCAGAACAGATTTCTTCAACATACGTTTCGTCGTTAGTTAAAACAATTTGGGTGAGCGATTGTTTACTCCGTTCTCAGACGGCGCGCACGCAAAATCAATTCGGTCATTTCTCCGCCAGCTTGCCCGCCGTCGCGTAGATCTCCTGCGCCACGCTGGAGCCATCCGCGCCATCAAGGTTGAATTTCAGCTTGATCTGGTCCGCCGGCTTCATGTCCTTGATGGCCAGCACTACCGTTCTACCATCTGCTTGCAGCTTCGCGCCCGTGACCTCCAGCTTGTCATGCTTGCTCTGCTCAGGATTACTGACCGAAACCTCCGGCGAACCATACCCCCCCGTCCAGCGGTAGTTCCACCGCTCTACATTATAATTCTCCGCATCATTCGCAGACTTAGCATCCAAGGGCAGCGTGAACGTCACCGCGAGTCCTTCCGTCGTCACCTTGAACGCCACCGGCAACTGCACTGCCTTCCCCGTATAACGCACGCGATAAAACCCGCCATCCCGCGTCGCACTGCTCTGCCACCCCTTGAGGCCGCACAGGTAGAGCTGCCCATCCTTCGGATTGATGCGACCGCGCATGATGCCGCTGTTGAATTTCAACGGCAGTTGCACCATGGCCGCCTGCTTCGTCGTGTCCACATCGTTCAGCATCACTTCGAAGAGCGTGCACTTGCCATAGCTCATGAAGAGCAGTTTGTCCTTCAGAGGGCCGAACTTGTTTCCCGTCACCCACACCTGCCCGCCACTGGAATTATCCATGTTCATCGGCAACCACGCCACCGGATGATCATATCCTTCTGCCATCGGGGCGACCTTATCCCAAGCCTTGAAGCCCAAATCCTTTCGCACCTGCGGAATGCTCGGGTTCGCAATGAAGTTCGTTCCGTTACGTGTGAACTTCATTTCCTTCTGCGCCGCTGGCACCATGCCGTAAAATCCATCCTGCTTGATCCAGTTCAATTTGCTCGAGGGCATCCAGTGCCCCTGATTGTCGCTCACAGTGATCTCGTTGCGCGGTCCCACCGTCATGCCGTTCGGCGCGCGTAATCCCGTCGCGATGACCTCCAGCTTCGAGCCATCCTTCGAGACGCGGATCATGCAGCCCTGATGCGGCGATACCACCTCCGGTTCCCAGGGCGAACCTTTCGCGAAATAAAAATTCCGCTTCGAATCCGTATGCAGATCCAGGCAATACTCGTGGTAATTCGCCGTCACCACCGTGTCGTTGTTGAAGTTCTCATAAAAGTCCGCTTCGCCATCCTTGTTCAGATCGCGCAGACGCGTGATCTGGTCGCGGCCCAGCACGTACACCTGATCCTTCACGATCTTCAATCCCAACGGTTGGAACAATCCCGTGGCATAACGCTTCCATGTCAACTCCTCCATGTTGCCAGTGATGCCGGAGACCACCCACACATCTCCGTGGAATGTGCCGATCGCTGCGCGGCCATCGGAGAAGAAATCGAACCCACCGAAGAAATTCCTCACGTTGTAAGGATTCGTCGATGGCTCCGTGATCGTATCCACCACATACGCACCTTTGTCGTCTCCTTTTACGCCCTTGGTCTTGACCGTCTCCGTCCATGTGGCTGCTCCGCCTTTGATCAGATTGGGGATGTCAAAGCGCGTGGGCGGCAGCTTCGGTAACACCTCTGTATTTTTGTTGTCCTCCAGCTTTATCGTAGCGATCGCGATCCGCATCGGGCGATTCCCCGTCACCTTGCCCACCTTTAAGGCGACCAATCCATTCGTAGTACTCCATTCCACCCCCACCGCTCCGTCCGCCGTCAGCAGATGCTTCCGTTTCGTCTTTTCATCCGTCACGATCAAAGTCGTCCCCTTACGTTCCACCTTGGGATTTTCCACCGCCAGCAGATTGATGATCAGATTCCTCGCTGTCCTCGTAAACTGCAACGTCCGCGTGAAGATGTCGTAACCCTCTGATTGCGCGTAACCTGGCAATTCCAGCACTTCCATGTTTCCCACCGAATACTTGAATACCACCTCCCGCCCGTTCACATACATTCCTTTATAGTGCGCCCAGCTCTTGGGCAGCGGACCTTGCTGATTGGTGCGGGGATCACCGAATGTGCCTTTGCCATCCCACACTCCCGGCAAGGGTTTCATGGCAAACACCGCTTCCCCCTTCACCTGCGGCGGTGG
This genomic stretch from Verrucomicrobiia bacterium harbors:
- a CDS encoding DUF1080 domain-containing protein; the encoded protein is MLKKSVLLLAVAAAMTACATKPAKPVNAVKPAEVTKPAVPAKPAAPIGYQDTPIIPGTKWHVHDGERAQPRVVTPGATFSHLAPAPTDAKVLFDGKNLSQWQAGNGGEAKWKVENGYMEVAPKSGSIQTKEKFADFQLHIEFATPSKVEGNSQGRGNSGILMNGVYEIQVLDSYNNPTYPDGQAGALYGQTPPLVNASKPPGEWQSYDIIFESPRWDKDGKIEKKAAVTVIHNGVVLHHRKEYQGNTPHKRNGTYDKAHAPEMFIQLQDHNNPMRFRNIWIRSIGEYDKP
- a CDS encoding PSD1 and planctomycete cytochrome C domain-containing protein, translated to MRVWTKFVMCLSIAGWSAGLSLSAAEFTAEQLDFFEKKVRPVLVESCFECHSVSAAKVKGGLYLDSREAVLNGGDAGKVVVPESPEKSLLIKAVEYSDPELQMPPKTRLTSAQVEDLKQWVRLGLPWPQEAAPKAAGKVEVFDLEARKQAHWAWQAIKKPTLPTVKDAQWGQLPIDRLILAKLEAEGLKPAPAAEKRTLVRRLYFDLLGLPPTPEQVEAFVAHKSPKAVEKLVDELLASPHFGERWGRHWLDMMRYAETMGHEFDYPIHNAWRYRDYVIRAFNADVPYNQFVKEHLAGDLLKQPRINPADGFNESVIGTTAFWLSQQVHSPVDVRLHQAELIDNQIDVISKTFLGMTVSCARCHDHKFDAISDEDYYSLYGIIESSRYRLAEVEPLTTTLEQAKRLQGIKQQIKARLKETTVTADWKVKEYLLAVNEVLSGKVPADVKAKESGDVVLADFEWSGFGKWVVIGDAFGEGPVAQKEIGTYQGDVGAVGKGFINSHNARREGKVIQSDSFTGKLTGPEFTITRNHIHFLVGGGAHAGKTCVNLILEGKVVRSVTGKESNRMSAAKFEVSEFQGKTARIEVVDDVKGSWGNIGLDHVVMSDRTEFFGADNQPLLQADLVGVVAKARGLDAKVLKRWIAVQTGKEKVQLPGDHSSLLQVDKALWIIPPVDVQFAFARNQVPTGWSANGAAFEIRATAQDNFRVGTVEQPVKYVEDRGVLASGQVSPRLEGTLQSPAFTIEKDFIHLLIAGTGSRVSLVVDGFTLIRNPIYGNLRQTLNSEAPKWYRMDVRMWKGHRAFLEFVDRSPADSAAGGGQVNDWFAVEQVFFSNSADAPVPMPQVKGTEENGMETVAKEINDLVMHWLEGRTTFLKGQRRINQLLSNQLITLGKRDDAELKGLLEEYAKVEAGIRELVTVPALTEGTPYDEKVFLRGSPRRLGEVVKRRNLEALGGEVSAIYEEGSGRMQLAEDWTSQGNPLLARVLVNKVWHHLMGRGIVPTVDNFGVLGQVPSHPELLDWLAEDFRTTGDWSVKRLIKQVVLSRTYQMASQPNDAAAEAKDPNNEWWHRMNVKRLEGEAIRDAVLAVSGSLDRKMFGPSVAIHLTEFMDGRGRPGKSGPLDGDGRRSIYTEVRRNFLSPMMLAFDAPNAATTVGRRTVSNVPAQALILMNDPFVVQQAKVWAERLLKEEMSAEARVEKIYRRAFGRGATVEELKRAMEFLRVQAGEYGVSGEAGLKDVRVWADLCHVVFNVKEFVFNN
- a CDS encoding metal ABC transporter ATP-binding protein, which gives rise to MSANALLTLDRLSAGYGRSVVVADVSFVLNKGSFTGLLGSNGAGKSTLLKTILGIIPALGGKFTWEAQAGKVPVIGYVPQRDSLDPIYLFSGREVAEMGVSARVAAGKGVPRQEKERVNECLKEVDALGFCDERFSHLSGGQKQRILIARALATNPDLLVLDEPTAGVDAAASRAIVELLRKLSQSGMTILMVNHDLPVVRELAQQVVWLAEGKAHFGPVNDLLSAERMMGLLAGSH
- a CDS encoding AAA family ATPase, producing MANIQSGQQEALGPITAGIPKRVRGKRGTKHEVVAKHGVAETAAAPKAEFSFNLKPNEIAKHLNRFVIGQTEAKKVLSVALCDHFQHVRMTLEGNVAPFYQKQNVLLLGPTGVGKTHLIRSAAELIGVPFVKADATKFSETGYVGGDVDDLVRDLLRRVGGDVKKAEHGIIYLDEVDKLATRGESGGRDVSGRGVQTNLLKLMEDGDVPVVSPNDMTGQLQNAMQAMRGGGVPQAETINTRHILFIVSGAFSGMDQIIKHRLMQTEKPAKVARMSVDDLYTQAATSDLVHYGLEPEFIGRLPVRVACHGLDSDDLFDVLRKSESSLIHQYERAFAAYGIEVEFKDDGLRRLALKASEENTGARGLMTVCERVFRDLKFKLPTRKVKRFAVTAKLVDDPAGELKRLLKG
- a CDS encoding sugar phosphate isomerase/epimerase encodes the protein MNRRQFLHRTAALTALAALPKLNAAPPSPPGPLVGTQLYGWGQYYQRDGKKPAEHTEEILSAVRDCGYDYAETSLDSAQPENNQKLADQMKAKGLKPFSLYTNAVVYEDDKWETNTQKLIKAAQAAREAGFTSLTCDPGLGKDEKTEAQLKTQAKALELLGTELRKVGMSLGIHHHTPAMRSSAREYHSNFKLTAPNKVGFCYDVHWVFRGGVKPDAALKDYGSRIVSWHLRQSREAIWWEDLDSGDLDYSAIAAYAKKNNLAPFYTVELALENGTKITRSVVANHQRSRAYVKTIFGC
- a CDS encoding metal ABC transporter permease, giving the protein MEALREILDPNFLLRNSVYVSLMVGLACPLVGVFLVLRRLVFLGVALPQISSTGVALALSLHVWFGHFGSAHGEEEKISAILGSIIFSLAAIFGLAFMERKGRGSMEGQIGALYVVSLAVSLLLLSKCPSAEKGWLELFKGQIIAVSNGDLWLTGTVMAVVVLVLHLFRREFLLVSFDREMAITLKKNVLLWDVLIYLLIGLTISIAVLTVGPLITFAFLLLPPLIVHPFAKNMKQFAVASSILGGVVAFLGFWLAYVKDLPVGPTDVVLLGGIYLVALVGKKLMSR